The Flavobacterium commune genome contains the following window.
CGTAAACAAATTTTAGTTGAGTGTTGGCGTTGTCCAATCCAAAGAAACCTTCAAAACCATCTTTTACGGAACCAAATCGATGCGCAACAATAAAATATAAATCGCCTTTTGCGGCTAGTTTAGTCGATTCCAGATTGACAATTTTTAATCCTTTAAATGCTGCCGATACTTTTTCTTTTCTGGAAATAGTGTCGATTCCTTTTAATAAATCCTCTTGTGAGAATGATGCTAATGGAAGTAATAATAAGAGTAGAATGAGCTTTTTCATAAGTAATAATTTTGGTTTGTTAGTAAGTAGTTTTTTAGCGAATAATGGAACTTTGATCTATTTTGAATTCTTCTAATAATTCGTCATAGCCTAGAAAGCGTCCTTTTATTTTTATTTTTTTGCCCGAAACGATGTCTTTGGGCAGGCTGTCATTGAAAGTCGCAAATACTTTATTGTCAAGAATAACAGCTTTGTTTTCGGTATCAATTGTGGTAATTTTTGCTGTTAATTCAATGGTTTGGTTCTGGTATTTGGCGAAAGCCAAACTGTCATTAGTAGCAAATTCTTTTTTCAATGTGGGAATGCTAATTGTATAAGTGGCTTTTTCGCTGCTGATATCTCTATGTTCCTGATAAGTATAATTATAGATGGCAATGGCTGCCACCAGTAAGATTAGAATTCCATATCGTATTTTTTTGTTCATGATGTTGGTTTTTAATGGTGTATTACTATCTACGGAAAAAGAGAAAGATTGGTTTTGTTTGAAAAAATAATGGTGGTATGAAAACTGGATTGGGAGTTTCAACGTATATGATTTATCTGAGTGATACAATGAAATTTTTAATCTAAAATCAATCGTTATGAAACCAAAAAATCTTTTTTCGTTACTAGTTTTTGCAAGCTTTTTAGTGGCTTGTTCCAATGATAATCCGGATACTTTGATGGAGGACATGCCTAATGAGGATGCGATTACGTACCAACAAAATGTAAAATCTATTATAGATAATAATTGTATTTTCTGCCATGCCGCAACGCCTAGAAATGGCGCTCCCATGTCTTTGGTAACTTATACCCAAGTAAAAAATGCCATTCAAAGTCGCGGATTACTGAATCGAATTTCGTTGAATAATGGTAATAGTTTACTAATGCCACAAGGAGGACCAAGGTTGCCTCAGTCAACTATTGATATCGTGGCACAATGGCAGCAAGATGGATTATTAAATGAATAATTTTAAAAACTAAAAGATGAAAAACACTATAGTAATAGCAATTTTGTTAATATCAAGTTGGTCAATTGCTCAAGAAAAAATCATTAGTAAATCGGCAGTGATTACTTTTGAAGCTTCGGTTCCTTCTTTTGAAGAAGTAAAAGCAACGAATAAAAATGTAACCTTAGTTCTAAATTCTAAAACAGGCGAAATAGCCAGTTTAGCTTTAATAAAAGGTTTTCGGTTTAAAGTAGCGTTGATGGAAGAACATTTTAATGAAAATTATATAGAAAGTGATAAGTATCCTAAAGCTTTGTTTAAAGGAAAAATAGAAGGATTTGATGTTAATAGTTTAACCTCAAGTCCAAAGGAATTTATCATCAACGGAAAACTGGAACTTCACGGAAAAACGTTTGTAATTAAGGCGGTTGCTAAAATAAGTCAGACTAATTCAGGGATTAATTTGAAGTCTAATTTTTCAGTCAACGCCAGCGATTTTGATATTGCAATACCGGCCGTGGTTAAGAATAAAGTGGCCAATAAAATCAATATTCAGGTTGATGCTGTTTTGAAATAAGGAATTTAAAAATTAAAGATTTTATAAATTTTGACCGAAATTGTAATAAACCATCAAAAAGATTTAATTTTGAAAGACCAAAGGCGTTCAATTAAAAACGACAATTGATAAATTGTATTAATTAAATCAACAAAATGGAGGAAGAAATAAAGATTGACGACGATTTTATTTTAATTCGTTTTCAAAATAATACTGATGAGGTTTTAACTTTTCAACGTCCTGTACAGCTGGGTTTAATCCAATTTCATTTCGGTTTAAAAGGAAGTGCCAACTATATTTTTAATCAGGGAAATTATAATTTAAAACTCAATGAAGAAAAAGCATTGTTGTTTTATAATACCGAAAAAGAATTGCCTCTAAATGTAGAAGTTGCTCCTAAAACCTGGTTGATTTCTATATTTGTTTCCATTAAAAAATTCCATGGATTGTTTACTAATGATGCCGAGCATATTCCGTTTTTGAGCAAAGAAAATCAGGAAAAAAAATATTATAACGAGAGTGATATCAGTCCGTCGATGGCTATTGTTTTGAACCAAATGTTTCATTACAATCTGAATCCGTCGATAAAAAACCTGTATTACAAAGGAAAAGGTTATGAATTATTGAGTCTTTTTTTCAATCGAAATGAAGATCCAAATGCGGAACAATGTCCGTTTTTAGTAGATGAAGAAAATGTGTTGAAAATCAAAAAAGCCAAAGAAGTTATTATTGCTAACATGGCCGAACCACCCGGATTACAGGAATTAGCCGATCAGGTAGGTTTGAATTTGAAAAAGCTCAAAATGGGTTTTAAGCAAATTTATGGTGACACCGTTTATGGTTTTCTGTTTGATTACAAAATGGATTATGCCCGAAAATTACTCGATAGTGGTTCTTATAATGTAAACGAAGTAGGCTTGAAAATAGGTTACAGTACCGGAAGTCATTTTATTGCGGCTTTTAAAAAGAAATTTGGAACCACTCCAAAAAAATATTTGATGTCGATTAATACTAATATGTAAAACAATATTGGTTTTATATATCAAAACATAAATAAAAAATAACATTTATCATATTTCTACAAAGTGGCTTGTACTACTTTTGACGAAAATTAAAACACAACAAAAAGCTACAAATGAAAGGAGTATTATTAGTCAACTTAGGTTCACCGGAAAGTCCAACGCCAAAAGATGTAAAACCGTATTTAGACGAATTTTTAATGGATAAATACGTAATTGATGTTCCGTATTTGTTGCGTGCCTTATTAGTTCGTGGTATTATTTTAAGAAAAAGACCGGAAGAATCAGCTCATGCTTACGCAAAAATTTGGTGGGACGAAGGTTCGCCTTTAGTAGTTCTTTCTGAAAGAATGCAGCAAAAAGTACAGCCTTTAGTAAATGTTCCCGTGGCGCTGGCAATGCGTTACGGAACTATGACCATTGAAAAAGGATTACAGGAATTGCACGATAAAGGCGTTACCGAAGTATTGCTTTTCCCGTTGTATCCACAATATGCGATGGCTTCAACACTGACAATTTTAGTAAAAGCAGAAGAAATTCGTAAAAAGAAATTTCCTCAAATGACATTTACGGACGTTCCTGCGTTTTACAATAAACCAGATTATATTCAGAATTTGGCCGATTCGATGAAAAAACATTTAGAAGGTTTTGAATACGATCATTTGTTGTTTTCTTATCACGGAATTCCGGAGCGTCACATTCGTAAGACGGATGTAACCAAATCGCATTGTAAAATTGATGGTTCTTGTTGCAATACGCCATCACCGGCACACGAATTTTGTTACCGTCACCAGTGTTATGAAACCACAAAATTGGTAATTGAAAAATTAGGCATTCCAAAAGACAAATACAGTTTGACTTTTCAATCCCGATTAGCAGGCGACAAATGGTTGGAACCTTATACCGATGTTGAAATCAACAATATGCCGGCAAAAGGAATTAAAAAATTAGCTGTAGTAACTCCTGCTTTTGTTTCGGATTGCTTAGAAACATTAGAAGAAATTGCCATGCGAGCAAAAGAAGAATTTGAAGAAAATGGTGGTGAAGATTTCTTGGCAATTCCTTGTTTGAATGATGATGACGAATGGTGTCAAACGGTTGGGAACTGGATCAATGATTGGGCAAAATAGATTTAAGATTACTGAATGTTGATTAACGATTTCAGATTTAAATATTAAATTCATGTTTTCAGAATACATAATATCAGAAATCTAAAATCGTTAATCTGAAATCTAAAATTCTTTATGGAATATTACAACTACCTAAAATCGCTACATTTAATTTTTGTAATCACCTGGTTCGCCGGACTTTTTTATATTGTTCGCTTGTTTGTGTATCAAATTGAAGCAGCCGATAAACCTTCTCCCGAAAAGGAGATTTTGCAAAAACAATTCAAAATCATGAGTTACAGGCTGTGGTATATTATCACCTGGCCATCGGCAATTTTAGCGAGTATTTTTGCTTTTTGGATGTTGTTCTTTACCCCTACGGGAAATGCCTGGTTGCAAATGCCCTGGATGCATGTTAAACTTGGCTTTGTTTTTGTGTTGTATTTGTATCATTTAAAATGCCACCAAATATTTAAACAATTGCAAAATGATGCCGTAAAATACACGACAAATTTCATGCGTCTGTGGAATGAAGGAGCTACCATCATTCTTTTTGCAGTAGTGTTTTTAGTGATTTTAAAAAATGCTGTTAACTGGATTTATGGTGTAATTGGGATTGTATTATTTTCGGTTTTAATCATGCTGGGTTTTAAATTTTATAAAAGAATTAGAGAGAGAAAACAGTAAGCAGTTAACAGTATTCAGTTGGCACTGAACACTAAAGAAACTGAATACTGAACACTAAAAACTATGCTTAGAATTTTCAAATTATCCATGCTTTCGTTGCGAGTTCGAATTTTTCTTTCGATGATCGTAGTGATAATTGTTTCCTCGATTTTATTAGCTTCAATTTCTATTGTTCAGTTTAAAAATGAAGCTAAAGAATACCATCGTGAACGATTAGAGCGAAAAGAAAATGCGGTTCGGGAACATATCAATTATGTGCTTTCAACTACTACTTATCCGCTAACAACTGAAAATCTGGAGTTGATTTTTAAGGATAAAATTCACGAATTAGCCCATATTCATAATACTGAAATTAATGTTTATGATTTAGAAGGAAAGTTATTGAAATCCTCAAAAGAGTCTTTTTCGGTAGATAAAACAGCAGCCCCTATTCCAAAATACATTCTTAAATTAGTTCGTTCTTCGATTGAAAAACGGTATGAAGACATTAAAACCATTAACGGAATAAAAAATAGATCGTCGTTTACCCAAATTAAAGACGATAAATTCAAGCCATTGGGGGTTTTAAACTTACCTTATCAGGAAGATGATGGGTTTTATGACAAAGAATTAAACAGTTTTTTAATTCGTCTAGGTCAGGTGTATTCTTTTATGTTGATTGTGGCTTTTGGACTGGCTTATTTTCTTTCGTCTTACATTACAAAATCACTGAAAACTATTTCAGATAAATTGAATGAAACCAGTTTGAATCAAAAAAACGAGAAGATCTTACTCACGGCCAGCAGTAAAGAAATCAATTTGTTGATTAATGCTTATAACCAAATGGTAGATGAACTGGAAAAAAGTGCCATCAAATTAGCACAAAGTGAGAGAGAAGAAGCCTGGCGTGAAATGGCAAAACAGGTGGCACATGAGATTAAAAATCCGCTAACACCAATGCGATTGACAGTGCAGAGTTTTCAGCGAAAATTTAATCCTGAGGATCCTAATATTTTGCAAAAAATGAAAGATTACTCCGAAACCTTAATTCAGCAAATTGATACGATGAGTGCTGTTGCTTCTGCCTTTTCGAATTTTGCTTCGATGCCGGCGCAACAAAATGAGACTTTGAATGTGGTAGAGGTGGTAGAATTAGCTTTGGATATTTTTAATGAAGAGCATATTATTTTCGAAAGTGATTCACCGGAGATAATTTCTAAAATAGATCGAACACAATTAATTCGAATTATTACTAACTTAGTAAAAAATGCCATTCAGTCCATTCCGGAGGAACAAGAAACTAAAACAGTAAAAGTAACGGTGAAAAAAGAATCCAATAATGTTTTAATTCTGGTTGAAGATAACGGAATAGGAATAAAAGCTGAAGATATGAATCGGATTTTCGAACCTAAGTTTACTACCAAAAGTAGTGGAATGGGACTAGGATTAGGTATTATAAAAAATATTATTGAAAACTATAAAGGAACAATTGTCTTTGATACTGAATTCGGAAAAGGAACTTGTTTTACAGTTGCTCTCCCAATTATTAACTCTTAAATCAATACCATGAGCTACAAAAATATTTTGATTGAAAAAGAGCAAACTATTGCAACTATTACTATTAATCGTCCGGAAAAATTAAATGCTTTAAATAAACTGACTATTCAGGAATTGCATCATGCTTTTTCTGAATTGGAACAAAATCAGGATACGCGAGCTATTATTTTGACAGGAAGTGGAGAGAAAGCATTTGTTGCGGGAGCTGATATTGCTGAATTTGCCCGTTTTTCGGTAGAAGAAGGAGTACAACTTGCAGCTCAGGGACAGGATACCTTATTTAATTTTGTCGAAAATTTAAAAGTCCCGGTTATTGCTGCCATCAATGGATTTGCTCTTGGAGGTGGTTTAGAATTAGCTATGGCCTGTCATATTCGTGTGGCTTCTAATGTTGCCCGAATGGGGCTTCCGGAAGTCTCATTAGGAATAATTCCCGGTTATGGAGGAACACAACGCTTGCCGCAATTAATAGGCAAAGGTCGCGCTCTTGAAATGATTCTTACAGCTGAAATGGTTACAGCTGATGAAGCTTACAGAACAGGTTTAGTAAACCACGTAGTAGGGAAGGAAGAGTTGTTGCCTTACTGCAATCAAATAGCACAAAGGATTATTAAAAACTCTCCGGCAGCCATTAGTATGGCTATAAACGCCATTAATGCTAATTACAAAGAAGGGGAGAACGGTTTTGAAACAGAAATAAAATCCTTTGGAAAATGTTTTGGAACTGTAGATTTCAAAGAGGGAACCAAAGCCTTTTTAGAGAAAAGAAAAGCGGTTTTTACGGGGGAGTAAAAGAGTATTCAGAAAGCAGTAGCAGTTTGCAGTTTCATACTAGAGAAACCCATTTCAGAATAAAATAATTAAAAACAAAATGTCATACGAGCCTATATTTGCCCTATTTTGGGAAAGAGTGAAACAGAGTATTGAAGATAAAACTTTTGCCAAATTAACCCTGGCAAAAACCATTGGGGATACCGAATTGAAGAATATTTATGTTCGTCCTGTTTTGCTGGAAAATAACCTGATGAGAATGTCCATAATTGCCAGATATAAAACCGAGGAAATGGAAAGTTTCCATAGTTTAGACGAGGCTTACCCAATTTTAGCTTCTTATATGAATAATCCTTTTTTAAGCGCTTTGTTGTTTACAACTGATAATGATGTGGTTTTTAAACTGAACAAAAAAAGAACCGGAAGTATTAGTGAACAGGCGCCTACTTTTAAAAGTGCTTCGGATGTGATTCTGGAGATGAAAGAAAAGGGTCTTTAATTTGGAATAATAAGTTTTAAAATAACAAAGCCACTCATTGAGTGGCTTTGTTGCTTTTAGGAGGGGTTGGAAAAACATTAAAACTTTTAAATCCAGAAATTAATTCCATCCACCGCCTAATGATTTGTAGATATTTACCCTGGCGGTCATTTGATCTTTTTTAGTTTCCACTAATTGAAGTTTGGACTCTAAAGCATCGCGTTGGGTTAATAAAACTTCCATGTAATCGGCTCTGGCTGCGCTGAAAAGTTTATTCGTAATCTCGATAGAGTTCTTTAAAGCAGCTACCTGTTGTTCTTTTTGAATATAGCTCTGTCTAAGATTTTCAATTTTAGATAAACCATTGAGAACCTCGATATGGGCATTTAAAACGGTTTTTTCGTAATCAAATACCGCCTGTAGTTGTTTGTCATTGGCATTGTAATATTGGGCTTTAATAGCGTTTCTGTTGATTAACGGAGCTACCATATCGCCGGCTAAACCGTACAACAAAGATTCAGGCATTGTAGTAAGATATTTAGTCTTGAAGGATTCTAATCCCACACCAGCTCTTAACGTAAAGGACGGATAAAAATTAGCTCTGGCAACCTGTGTATCCAGTTTGGCTGCCTGCAATTCATACTCGGCTCGTCTGATATCAGGACGATTAGTCAAGAGCTGTGAAGGAATACCGGAATAGACAGTATCTATTTTCTGGTCTATAAAATGTTCCGAATCGCGTTGTATTGCTTGTGGTGAACGACCAATCAAGAAATTGAGTTTGTTTTGAGCCTCAATAATTTCCTGTTTTACTGAGTACAATTCTCCAGTGTTTTTATACACCTCTGCTTCCAATCTTTTAACCCCCAGAGCTGTTGCTTTGGCAGCCTGCATTTGAAGTCGAATGGTTCTTAAACCGTTATTTTGCAATTCTAAGTTTTGGGTAAGGATCTCCAGTTTGTTGTCCAAAGCCTGCAATTCGTAATAAGAATCAGCTATTTCGGCAATCAGATTGGTTACCATGAAATTCTTGCCTTCTACAGAAGAAAGATATTCTATTACCGCAGCTTTTTTGGCATTGCGCAGTTTTTTCCAAACATCCACTTCCCAAGTGGCAAATGCGCCAACTTTATAATTTTTTAAAGGTTCCGGGAATTCTTCACCGGGTTTGATATCAGTATTAGCATCATTAGCTCCCTGGCTGGTATAGCGTCCTACTTTTTCCACTTCGGCAGCAGCCTGAATACCTACAAACGGCAGGTATTCCCCTTTTCGGGCCTGGATTTCATTCTTAGCTATGTCAACCTGTTGCAGCATGATATTTAGCTCCTGATTGTTTACTAATGCCGTATCGATAAGAGCAGCCAGTTGCGCGTCATTAAAGAATTCTTTCCATTTAATTTTGGCCGAATTAGTAGTGTCTGTAGAAACAACATTCTGAAAATTATCAGGTAAAGTGTCTTTAGTTTCCCGGGTTATTTTGGTAGGAACACAGCTTTGGAAGACCAGGGTTGCTAAGGTCAGGGTTATTCCTGACCTTAGATTTATATATTTGAAAATTGCTTTATTCATTTTTGTCTCTGTTCATTAGTTCTTTCAATTGTTTGTTCATTGCTTTAAGTTTCAGTTTAAGACTGCTTTGTCCTTCGCTGGCTCTCATGAATTCTTCTGAAGCCGGTTCGTTATGTTCGTCCTGAATCAAACTACGGCCATCGCTCATTTTGGCAAAGGTGTAATACAAGCCCGGAATGACGAAAACTCCAAATAAGGTTCCTATAATCATTCCTCCCATGGCAGAACCTCCAATAGTTCGGTTACCAATGGCTCCGGCTCCGGTAGCAATAACTAAAGGAATCAATCCGGCGATAAAGGCAAATGAAGTCATCAAAATAGGTCTGAAACGCAATTTAGCTCCTTCCATGGCAGCATCTACTATGCTCATGCCCTGTGCACGTTTCTGGACGGCAACTTCTACAATCAGTACGGCATTTTTACCTAGCAATCCAATAAGCATGATGACCCCAATTTGGGCATAAACATCATTGGATAATCCCATCAACTGTAATAAGGCGAATGAACCAAAGAAGCCAACAGGTAATGACAGTAATACAGCCAAAGGCATTAGGAAACTTTCGTATTGTGCTGCCAAAACAAGATAAACGAATATCAATACGATACCAAACACATACAAAGCATCGTTTCCTCTGTTAGCCTCGTCATAAGACAATCCTTCCCAGGCAATATCATATCCTCGTGGTAATTTTACTTTTGCCACTTCTTTAATGGCATTAATAGCATCGGCACTGGTATAACCTTTAGCAGGTAATCCACGAATAGCAGCCGAATTGTACAGGTTGTATCGTGTGATCTCATTAGGGCCTAATTGTTTTTCTACTTTCATAAAAGCAGAATAAGGAACCATTTCTCCGGCTTCATTTTTTACGAATAATTTCTCCA
Protein-coding sequences here:
- a CDS encoding YceI family protein, whose protein sequence is MKNTIVIAILLISSWSIAQEKIISKSAVITFEASVPSFEEVKATNKNVTLVLNSKTGEIASLALIKGFRFKVALMEEHFNENYIESDKYPKALFKGKIEGFDVNSLTSSPKEFIINGKLELHGKTFVIKAVAKISQTNSGINLKSNFSVNASDFDIAIPAVVKNKVANKINIQVDAVLK
- a CDS encoding AraC family transcriptional regulator; the protein is MEEEIKIDDDFILIRFQNNTDEVLTFQRPVQLGLIQFHFGLKGSANYIFNQGNYNLKLNEEKALLFYNTEKELPLNVEVAPKTWLISIFVSIKKFHGLFTNDAEHIPFLSKENQEKKYYNESDISPSMAIVLNQMFHYNLNPSIKNLYYKGKGYELLSLFFNRNEDPNAEQCPFLVDEENVLKIKKAKEVIIANMAEPPGLQELADQVGLNLKKLKMGFKQIYGDTVYGFLFDYKMDYARKLLDSGSYNVNEVGLKIGYSTGSHFIAAFKKKFGTTPKKYLMSINTNM
- the hemH gene encoding ferrochelatase, producing the protein MKGVLLVNLGSPESPTPKDVKPYLDEFLMDKYVIDVPYLLRALLVRGIILRKRPEESAHAYAKIWWDEGSPLVVLSERMQQKVQPLVNVPVALAMRYGTMTIEKGLQELHDKGVTEVLLFPLYPQYAMASTLTILVKAEEIRKKKFPQMTFTDVPAFYNKPDYIQNLADSMKKHLEGFEYDHLLFSYHGIPERHIRKTDVTKSHCKIDGSCCNTPSPAHEFCYRHQCYETTKLVIEKLGIPKDKYSLTFQSRLAGDKWLEPYTDVEINNMPAKGIKKLAVVTPAFVSDCLETLEEIAMRAKEEFEENGGEDFLAIPCLNDDDEWCQTVGNWINDWAK
- a CDS encoding CopD family protein, which gives rise to MEYYNYLKSLHLIFVITWFAGLFYIVRLFVYQIEAADKPSPEKEILQKQFKIMSYRLWYIITWPSAILASIFAFWMLFFTPTGNAWLQMPWMHVKLGFVFVLYLYHLKCHQIFKQLQNDAVKYTTNFMRLWNEGATIILFAVVFLVILKNAVNWIYGVIGIVLFSVLIMLGFKFYKRIRERKQ
- a CDS encoding sensor histidine kinase; translated protein: MIVVIIVSSILLASISIVQFKNEAKEYHRERLERKENAVREHINYVLSTTTYPLTTENLELIFKDKIHELAHIHNTEINVYDLEGKLLKSSKESFSVDKTAAPIPKYILKLVRSSIEKRYEDIKTINGIKNRSSFTQIKDDKFKPLGVLNLPYQEDDGFYDKELNSFLIRLGQVYSFMLIVAFGLAYFLSSYITKSLKTISDKLNETSLNQKNEKILLTASSKEINLLINAYNQMVDELEKSAIKLAQSEREEAWREMAKQVAHEIKNPLTPMRLTVQSFQRKFNPEDPNILQKMKDYSETLIQQIDTMSAVASAFSNFASMPAQQNETLNVVEVVELALDIFNEEHIIFESDSPEIISKIDRTQLIRIITNLVKNAIQSIPEEQETKTVKVTVKKESNNVLILVEDNGIGIKAEDMNRIFEPKFTTKSSGMGLGLGIIKNIIENYKGTIVFDTEFGKGTCFTVALPIINS
- a CDS encoding enoyl-CoA hydratase/isomerase family protein, which translates into the protein MSYKNILIEKEQTIATITINRPEKLNALNKLTIQELHHAFSELEQNQDTRAIILTGSGEKAFVAGADIAEFARFSVEEGVQLAAQGQDTLFNFVENLKVPVIAAINGFALGGGLELAMACHIRVASNVARMGLPEVSLGIIPGYGGTQRLPQLIGKGRALEMILTAEMVTADEAYRTGLVNHVVGKEELLPYCNQIAQRIIKNSPAAISMAINAINANYKEGENGFETEIKSFGKCFGTVDFKEGTKAFLEKRKAVFTGE
- a CDS encoding TolC family protein; the protein is MNKAIFKYINLRSGITLTLATLVFQSCVPTKITRETKDTLPDNFQNVVSTDTTNSAKIKWKEFFNDAQLAALIDTALVNNQELNIMLQQVDIAKNEIQARKGEYLPFVGIQAAAEVEKVGRYTSQGANDANTDIKPGEEFPEPLKNYKVGAFATWEVDVWKKLRNAKKAAVIEYLSSVEGKNFMVTNLIAEIADSYYELQALDNKLEILTQNLELQNNGLRTIRLQMQAAKATALGVKRLEAEVYKNTGELYSVKQEIIEAQNKLNFLIGRSPQAIQRDSEHFIDQKIDTVYSGIPSQLLTNRPDIRRAEYELQAAKLDTQVARANFYPSFTLRAGVGLESFKTKYLTTMPESLLYGLAGDMVAPLINRNAIKAQYYNANDKQLQAVFDYEKTVLNAHIEVLNGLSKIENLRQSYIQKEQQVAALKNSIEITNKLFSAARADYMEVLLTQRDALESKLQLVETKKDQMTARVNIYKSLGGGWN